The Paenibacillus tianjinensis genome has a window encoding:
- a CDS encoding MazG nucleotide pyrophosphohydrolase domain-containing protein yields the protein MNASEFQQYVRAFSEVKGFDTSTIEQRMLYLMTEVGELAKEVLSVSFHPDAERKANLGYEMYDVVWNIFDLANKLDIDLEKAFREKRVINDLRNWD from the coding sequence ATGAACGCATCAGAATTTCAGCAGTATGTTAGAGCATTTAGTGAAGTGAAGGGCTTTGATACGAGTACCATTGAGCAGCGGATGTTATACTTGATGACAGAGGTCGGCGAATTAGCCAAAGAAGTGCTCTCAGTGTCCTTTCATCCCGATGCGGAACGTAAAGCGAACCTGGGTTACGAGATGTACGATGTGGTGTGGAATATTTTTGATCTGGCCAATAAGCTGGACATTGATCTGGAGAAAGCGTTCCGCGAGAAGAGAGTGATTAATGACCTGAGAAATTGGGATTAG